From one Prochlorococcus marinus CUG1433 genomic stretch:
- a CDS encoding HDIG domain-containing protein, whose product MQNITTSLKKLFYLWRRSQVPIKRLIAISKIDNLIIFLICILISIISSYKLLLTSPLDLSAFYSWLLTFTEVLISSGILILVSKKENPKITSRQIILIITLLLTVQATKLVFASNISTLSILIPPALVISQGMGSITALAWVSIASISWPDPSITINNNLFFISLICASVVSVLGGRIRSRAQLLQLSIFVPTGAFLSQWILIGKDKIFLIENQEFVFANSNIFSDSFLLAIVMLFTILFIPIFESLFGLLTKARLLELADKEKPLIRRLSLEAPGTFEHTLLICGLAEEATRMIGGDIDLIKTGALYHDVGKLHAPNWFIENQDGSKNPHDELDDPIKSAEVLQAHVDEGLKYARKNRLPQSIANFIPEHQGTLKMGYFFQKAKEKNLAINENNFRYKGPIPQSKETAILMLADGCEAALRAMNIYASDIEALETISKIIHSRQEDGQLDDSNLSKGEIFLIKRAFLSVWKRIRHRRIQYPTSKNNTFS is encoded by the coding sequence GTGCAAAACATTACAACTTCCTTAAAAAAATTGTTTTATCTATGGAGGAGAAGTCAAGTTCCAATAAAACGATTAATTGCAATTTCAAAAATTGACAATCTTATAATTTTTCTAATATGCATTTTAATTTCAATAATTTCTTCTTACAAATTACTTTTAACATCACCTTTAGACCTTTCAGCCTTCTATTCTTGGTTATTGACTTTTACTGAAGTACTAATAAGTTCTGGAATTTTAATATTAGTTTCCAAAAAGGAGAATCCTAAAATTACTTCAAGACAAATTATCTTGATCATAACTCTTCTTTTAACTGTGCAGGCTACGAAATTAGTTTTTGCCTCAAACATAAGTACACTATCAATCCTTATTCCACCTGCTTTAGTAATATCTCAAGGGATGGGGAGTATCACGGCTTTGGCTTGGGTATCAATAGCCAGCATTAGTTGGCCTGACCCATCAATAACTATAAACAATAATTTATTCTTTATTTCTTTAATTTGTGCCTCAGTAGTATCTGTACTTGGAGGAAGAATTAGAAGTAGAGCACAGTTGCTCCAATTATCTATTTTTGTCCCCACAGGAGCTTTTTTAAGTCAATGGATATTGATAGGTAAAGATAAAATATTTCTCATTGAAAACCAAGAATTTGTTTTTGCTAATAGTAATATTTTTTCAGATTCCTTTTTATTAGCAATAGTAATGCTTTTCACAATATTATTCATACCTATTTTTGAATCATTATTTGGACTTTTAACTAAAGCAAGATTATTGGAATTAGCTGATAAAGAGAAACCTCTTATAAGAAGATTGTCTCTTGAGGCTCCTGGTACTTTTGAGCATACCTTACTAATCTGTGGATTAGCAGAGGAAGCTACAAGGATGATTGGGGGTGACATTGACCTTATTAAGACAGGAGCGCTATATCATGATGTTGGTAAATTGCATGCACCTAATTGGTTTATTGAAAATCAGGATGGCTCAAAGAATCCACATGACGAATTAGATGATCCCATCAAAAGTGCGGAGGTATTACAGGCTCATGTTGATGAAGGATTAAAATATGCTAGAAAAAACAGATTACCTCAATCCATTGCTAATTTCATTCCAGAACATCAAGGCACTCTGAAAATGGGATATTTTTTTCAAAAAGCCAAAGAAAAAAATCTCGCTATTAATGAAAATAATTTTAGATACAAAGGGCCTATTCCTCAGTCAAAAGAAACAGCTATTTTAATGCTTGCAGATGGATGTGAAGCAGCATTAAGAGCTATGAATATTTATGCTTCAGATATTGAAGCTTTAGAAACGATATCAAAAATTATTCATTCACGACAAGAAGATGGACAATTAGATGACAGTAATTTATCCAAGGGAGAAATTTTTCTAATCAAAAGGGCGTTTTTGAGTGTATGGAAAAGAATTAGACATAGAAGAATCCAGTATCCAACTAGTAAGAATAATACTTTTTCATAA
- the folD gene encoding bifunctional methylenetetrahydrofolate dehydrogenase/methenyltetrahydrofolate cyclohydrolase FolD, whose protein sequence is MSLKLDGKKLSLEIEEKLINYISSNQKIAKRAPGLAVIRIGEDPASGVYVKNKEKACSRVGIKSFIFHLKENVEQKEVEELINKLNFDNTIDGMLLQLPIAKKFDEQRLISFINPSKDVDGLNEKNIGKLVKNEPAMRSCTPAGIINLLRSQNISIEGKKIVVIGRSLLVGKPLSLMLLNLNGTVTMTHSKTLNLNKVCKEADILIAAAGKPNLIDSSFVKEGAVIIDVGIHRLKSSDKNKTRLCGDVLLEDVIPKVFAYTPVPGGVGPMTVTMLLVNTISSWQKQFGLSSTLNDLLP, encoded by the coding sequence ATGTCATTAAAATTAGATGGTAAAAAATTATCTCTTGAAATTGAGGAAAAATTAATTAACTATATTTCTAGTAATCAAAAAATTGCAAAAAGAGCTCCCGGTTTAGCCGTAATAAGAATAGGGGAGGACCCAGCAAGTGGTGTTTATGTTAAGAATAAGGAAAAAGCATGTTCAAGAGTTGGAATTAAAAGCTTTATCTTTCACCTAAAAGAAAATGTAGAACAAAAAGAAGTTGAAGAATTAATAAACAAACTTAACTTTGACAATACGATTGATGGAATGTTGCTACAACTGCCCATCGCAAAAAAGTTTGATGAGCAAAGATTAATTAGTTTTATCAATCCAAGCAAAGATGTTGATGGATTAAATGAAAAAAACATTGGTAAATTAGTTAAAAATGAGCCAGCAATGAGATCTTGTACACCTGCAGGAATTATTAATTTACTAAGATCCCAAAATATTTCAATTGAAGGTAAGAAAATTGTTGTTATTGGAAGAAGTTTACTAGTTGGGAAGCCTTTATCACTGATGTTATTAAATCTAAATGGCACTGTAACAATGACTCATTCAAAAACATTAAATTTAAATAAAGTCTGTAAAGAAGCTGACATACTAATCGCTGCTGCAGGAAAACCTAATCTCATTGACTCTAGTTTTGTGAAGGAGGGAGCAGTAATTATTGATGTTGGAATACATAGATTAAAAAGTTCCGACAAAAATAAAACCCGATTATGTGGAGATGTATTATTAGAAGATGTTATTCCTAAAGTATTTGCTTACACACCTGTGCCTGGAGGTGTTGGACCAATGACTGTAACAATGTTACTGGTAAATACTATTTCCAGCTGGCAAAAACAATTTGGTTTATCATCAACTCTTAATGACCTATTGCCATAA